The following is a genomic window from Paralichthys olivaceus isolate ysfri-2021 chromosome 3, ASM2471397v2, whole genome shotgun sequence.
AAGTACAGTtttattaaatacatgtttttttacataataTTACATTGAGTAAATTCTGATAAATGGATGAAGATATAGAATAAATAggatttaatgtatttaactcAACCTATGTTGACTGTTTCACTCCTTTgccaataaaacatttgaaccacaggaagaggaggcagggttgAAGATGCTACCTTCAGCTTTTCTGTCAGACTTGCAAGTGGGAAACAAAACCTATGACGGTAAGTTTAAGATAAAGAAGGTGAAGATATCCTGTGGTTCACAGCAGTTTGGGAGTATGTTGTTCAGATGGCAACATGCAAGAGAGGATTTAGGATTCTACACACTTACAAGTAGTTTTCATTTTCTAGCCTTTTGACATCTTTCAGGGTATAATTGTTATTCATGGTAAAGTctgaagtaaatgtttgtgaTCCTCAGATTTTTGGCAAAACCGCAACGAGTCCAGAAACTTTGTTCAGCGGCATGAGGTGGAGCTGATCAAGGAAGACGTGAGGACAGTCATTGAGGCAGAGATTCGAATACAGGTGATGCTAAAAACAGAACTGAAAGCACAAAGCTAAAACTGTGATGCTACAGGCTGATGAATTTGACTGTTTGGCCAATTCAGTGCCACAGCCACAAATGTGTAAAAGTGATAATAGCGCCACCTTTTGTTGCACTCAATGGCTTGCTCTGCTTGTATCAGGTGGACGTGGAGCTGAGACAGGAGTTGGCTGAATGGAAACGGACTGTGGATAAAGACATGGGATATAAGACCAAAGGAAATGCCAAGGTACTGAAGTGAAACACTGTGTTTACAATTTACATCGATTTCCTCAAGCTGTTTccttataatatatttttactggacagaaaaagaaaggatCGAAGagtggaaagaagaagaaaaaggagaaagattTAACAACTGATAGGTGAGTTTACACAGAgcctaacataatggagtgtaTGATTTTCAGTGGAGAATAGAGTTATACTGAGTCAATAAATTAGTCAATACAAATACTGGAGAAAACAACTGCATTACTTATTTACTTCTTCTAGGACTCTTGAGTCTCTGTGTCAGGAGCTTGTGGAACAGGGCTTGTTGAAAAAGCCAAATAATGTGGCGCTGCAGGATTACTTAGGTAAGATTTTGAACTGATGTGTTAACTCTCAGAGTTGGGAAAATTTCTATCAGGATCTTGAAGTTGTACAGTGTTGTGCTGCCCTCTTCTGGTTTATGATTGCATAAACACTATGATCCCAGTGAGCTTTTAAACTAGAGGGGCCCACCAgtcccctgatgaaaccacatttaaattcactagatctggatatGGATCTGGatttatctggatctgcaccaaattgcacacagtcaTAAATGTCAATCCCCTGaacatctctcttttttttcatcaagattcaagATGCAACACatcctatcttgcaatgttaaagaaagcgaATGAAAAATCATCGTTCCTCCCCCTCTGACTAAAATGGAATGGGCTCTTTCTTGACTGATATTGCATCTTTTCACTGTGTTCGTGGAAAACTGTCCAGTAggttttgagtaatcctgctaactaaccgagaaacaaacatacaaacaaaaacaatcaaaaaaaaatctccttggcggaggtaatgaCCACAATAATGTTTGTTGTCAGAAATGTGATTTTGAAGTTTCTCTTACCATTTTCCAAGTGATGCAGATTTGTCACTTCTGGTGCAAAAGTTGTTCCCTCCTTTTGTCAGGTGACTACAGCTACCTCGGGACAACACTGAGGCAATATGACATCGAGCCCATGCCATCATTGTCGGATGTTCGACAAGTCTTAACTTTATATGGAATTTTACCATTAGGTATGAGTAGAAGTTTTTCACTTTACATTTAGAATGAATTTAATTGAACAACTGTTTGTGGGTTGGATATAAGATGTGTGTTGTTTGCAGGCTCTCAGGTGATTCATGAAAAGGCTCCTCTCATAAAGGCCCTCCTACTAACAGGGCCGACAGGTGTAGGTAAGAAGATGCTGGTCCACGCCATCTGCAACGAGACAGGTGCCAACTTGTTCGATCTGTCACCTCTGAACACAACAGGAAAGTACCCAGGCAAGAGTGGCCTCGCGATGATGCTGCACATGGTCTTTAAGGTAAGACGACGCCATAAAgtcaaaagaaaagtcaattTTAGAAAGTTGGTATTAATACTATGAAGTTCTTTCAATTAAGTAAATTAAAATTAACTAAGTAATGAAACTAAACTTTAGCCAACCTATATGCATAATACCAAACCTCATATATTATGACTTAATAAGTCAAGTGCCCAAAAATGAAACCATTAACTATGATATGCAATATACAGGGCAgtatattttcattcaaaaagTTTAATATGTCACAGAGCGATAACAGTATCAATTAAAAAATCTATGTATGTGTCTCACAGGACTTTATATTCTCATGTTATACTCACATTTGTACAGAAAGGTGAAATGTTGTTCTTTATAATCATCTTTCCTCAGGTTGCAAGACTGCTGCAACCTTCTGTAATATGGATTGgagatgcagagaaaatgttctACAAGAAAGTCCccaaggaagaaaaagaggtaCTCCTGCTCAGGATAAACACTGGGAGCTGTCATTATGTTGTGTcattatatttcacatttgttttatttgtgtgtgaacagtTAGACCCTAAGCGGTTGAAGAAAGATCTGCCCAAGTTCCTTAAGTTGATCAAAGGGGAAGATCGTGTTCTGATAATCGGAACAACTCGAGACCCTTCAAGTGCTGACATTAAGTCACTGTGTAAAATGTACAGCAAAATCCTCCTCATCCCAAGACCTGACTATGGCTCTAGATACAGTAAGagttgacagaaaacaaaaaaaaattttttttatttatatatgtggtATTCTTTACCACGTTGCTGTGAAAAATGACCTTTCTGACTCTGTTTGCCTTCAGTCCTGTGGAAACAACTGATCACAAAGCAGGGGGGTGAGGTGACCAAGGCATTGGACCTCAGCTCTCTTGCAAAGATTTCTGATGGCTACACTCCAGGTCACATGGTACAGGTGGTCCAGAGCGTTGTCACCGAGCGTCGCGTCCGGCAGCAGACAAAAAGACCCTTGATCGCTTCAGAGTTTGTTTCCCCTTTAGCCAAGCTTGACCCTGTGTttcaggaagaggaagaggcccTTAAAGTAAAGTGGATATGCCATATTCAATCTCTtacattactttttttattactctgattgtttttcaatttattttaatgtcaacATGCTTGTTTATCCTCCCAGAACTGGTATGCAAAGACCCCTCTGGGAAAGAAGAGGATTAAAGCTGCCACtggaaaggaagaagaagaagctccaGTCAAAAAAGCTCCGGGCAAAAACAAAGatgcaaagaagaagaaagtgaagaaataaTTTTGTAATCACGTtcatgtgctctctctctctctctctctccctctctctctctctctctctcagtctcacaGTTACTCAACTGTAACCTTTGTTCAGTTCCTAATAAAAGGTagtaacatttattttgtgaccAAAGCCATTCCATTTGTGTTCTTATCAGTAATTAAAATGCTTTCAAATatgttgaatttttttaatgaagatcTATAGATTACTCCCTGGAAAACTGTGAGAACTGATCCAAATCTAAACCTAAATTTGGGGTT
Proteins encoded in this region:
- the LOC109625430 gene encoding dynein regulatory complex protein 11-like; amino-acid sequence: MSQRRYNEMWTNVQVELSRLLAEELPAEPPRPEKDRVVFFQRVAMFYVRYLQIFRQLEEIYDQVVHPQKRRLIRAILDGVMGRLLELKNEMVEKEFSEYHYMDDILHDLKLIPTALEIPIPRYFITECSKELQERKTMVTDILKMVEVNESLETLMVKDMSPEEAIKIIQVAERSRQGRLRAKLNEESRNINRMTKGPGAANIELAAVCIQKVWRSYIQRKRTKIAREEEMIFLGMVMDPKYQVPRPAEITIKATEARTRLKQQEHEEDYQNSIVAITKQLRDVEGHDMSNTTKAQIRQWFFECRALTGSFPDYPDVEDGGSAILFVQKTPQQLREEMAAKEEEDSNKRPKGKEEKKKNEKKEEKKEKTDIEEEEAGLKMLPSAFLSDLQVGNKTYDDFWQNRNESRNFVQRHEVELIKEDVRTVIEAEIRIQVDVELRQELAEWKRTVDKDMGYKTKGNAKKKKGSKSGKKKKKEKDLTTDRTLESLCQELVEQGLLKKPNNVALQDYLGDYSYLGTTLRQYDIEPMPSLSDVRQVLTLYGILPLGSQVIHEKAPLIKALLLTGPTGVGKKMLVHAICNETGANLFDLSPLNTTGKYPGKSGLAMMLHMVFKVARLLQPSVIWIGDAEKMFYKKVPKEEKELDPKRLKKDLPKFLKLIKGEDRVLIIGTTRDPSSADIKSLCKMYSKILLIPRPDYGSRYILWKQLITKQGGEVTKALDLSSLAKISDGYTPGHMVQVVQSVVTERRVRQQTKRPLIASEFVSPLAKLDPVFQEEEEALKNWYAKTPLGKKRIKAATGKEEEEAPVKKAPGKNKDAKKKKVKK